From Verrucomicrobiia bacterium, the proteins below share one genomic window:
- the dapF gene encoding diaminopimelate epimerase, protein MNGAGNDFIVVDNREQKVKLTSAQVVRLCDRHRGIGADGIMLLIPCKSGKADWSWDFFNSDGSLADMCGNGARCFGRFVQKLTRKSEFTFETGAGVVSAAVVGERVTVSLTKPRDLRLEEKVNFSNGTHPIHSLNTGVPHAVLFVPDADQAMVQQWGQEIRRHAHFAPKGTNVNFVQKLGPGTIRVRTYERGVEGETLACGTGVTASALITARLHQLKSPVQVQVQGGDLLEVGFQQNNDDFTDVRLTGPADFVFEGKMEI, encoded by the coding sequence ATGAACGGGGCCGGCAATGATTTCATTGTCGTGGACAACCGCGAACAGAAAGTCAAGCTCACCTCCGCGCAAGTCGTCCGCCTCTGCGACCGCCATCGCGGCATCGGCGCCGATGGCATCATGCTTTTGATTCCCTGCAAGTCCGGCAAAGCTGATTGGTCATGGGATTTCTTCAACAGCGACGGCAGCCTCGCCGATATGTGCGGCAACGGCGCCCGTTGCTTTGGCCGATTCGTCCAAAAACTGACCCGTAAAAGCGAATTCACCTTTGAAACCGGCGCGGGCGTCGTCAGCGCCGCCGTCGTCGGCGAACGCGTCACCGTCAGCCTCACTAAACCGCGCGACTTGCGCCTCGAGGAAAAAGTGAATTTCTCCAACGGCACTCATCCCATTCATTCGCTCAATACCGGCGTGCCGCATGCCGTGTTGTTCGTGCCCGATGCCGACCAGGCGATGGTCCAGCAATGGGGCCAGGAAATCCGCCGCCACGCGCACTTCGCCCCCAAGGGAACCAACGTCAATTTCGTGCAAAAACTCGGCCCCGGAACCATTCGCGTCCGCACTTACGAACGCGGCGTCGAAGGCGAAACCCTCGCCTGCGGAACCGGCGTGACCGCTTCCGCCCTCATCACCGCGCGCCTGCATCAACTGAAATCCCCCGTGCAAGTGCAAGTCCAGGGTGGCGACCTGCTCGAAGTCGGCTTCCAGCAAAACAACGATGACTTCACCGACGTGCGCCTCACCGGCCCGGCGGATTTCGTCTTTGAAGGCAAGATGGAAATTTAG